One part of the Bacteroidia bacterium genome encodes these proteins:
- a CDS encoding LytTR family DNA-binding domain-containing protein, which translates to MTHIKILIVDDEPLAHKVLENYCQNIDYVEVVGHCYDGISTLNFLNKEEVDVVLLDIQMPELTGLELLDTLKNNAPKIIFTTAYTEYAMQSFDYDQVVDYLHKPIRLTRFIKALERLKRVLLLEREFKAQPSVQEKENTQVSEADFISLKDNKIIYRIPYADINYIQSWGNYLKFFLKDQQIKLIRKTIKALESELSSRHFLRIHKSYIVNINCVKSIEGNQVKLEDLYLPIGKSYSVNVKKTLAG; encoded by the coding sequence ATGACACACATAAAAATACTCATTGTAGATGATGAACCCCTTGCACATAAGGTGCTGGAAAATTATTGTCAGAATATTGATTATGTAGAAGTAGTCGGGCATTGTTATGATGGCATTTCTACCCTGAATTTTCTCAATAAAGAAGAGGTAGATGTAGTTCTATTGGACATTCAAATGCCGGAATTAACGGGCCTGGAATTGCTAGATACCCTGAAAAACAATGCACCCAAAATCATATTTACCACTGCCTATACAGAATATGCGATGCAGAGTTTTGACTATGATCAGGTCGTTGATTATTTACACAAACCTATACGTCTTACAAGATTTATTAAGGCCTTAGAAAGACTGAAGAGGGTTCTGTTGCTGGAAAGGGAATTTAAAGCTCAACCATCAGTACAAGAGAAAGAAAACACCCAGGTTTCGGAGGCAGATTTCATTAGCCTGAAAGACAATAAGATCATTTACCGAATCCCTTATGCCGACATTAATTACATTCAATCCTGGGGAAATTACCTCAAGTTTTTTTTGAAAGATCAGCAGATTAAACTGATACGCAAGACCATTAAAGCTCTCGAATCAGAACTCTCTTCCCGGCATTTTTTAAGGATCCATAAATCCTACATAGTCAATATCAATTGCGTGAAATCTATAGAAGGCAATCAGGTAAAACTGGAAGATCTCTACTTGCCTATTGGGAAAAGTTATTCGGTGAATGTGAAGAAGACTCTTGCGGGTTGA
- a CDS encoding M14 family metallopeptidase — translation MKYTLLACLLLPLSLGAQISEKLITKAEKTSYKETSSSQEVVDFVEAVKAESELVHVESMFSSKGGKTSPVVVMANPKINSPQAAKESGKILVYIQGNIHGGEVEGKEALQILMREILFGEKQHLLDNQILIFAPNYNVDGNDKLGENRPSQDGSPILTGERRSGEDFDLNRDGMKMEAIESQGLFANVILRWDPDVFVDLHTTNGTWHGNQLTYAHSYLSAGDPATSTYTENTMLPAIKEKVLEEYGLHFDIYGGYSLRQAWPPKNLYTYNHHPRYLVNQFGLRNRIAILSETFAHLKFYDRIHAAHTFATEILEYTHTHSAEIQAINKKSEEASIHLVKEQGGKVQKGVRFQMVPTGKPFTLRTYDHYSYTDEEGKTKYVRKPNIINVPNVNNYSAFKATTEATLPKGYLIPAEFVAVVEKLRAHGVKIEQLEKAQRFNGEVFMIEEYQLSKRRFEHHYMATAVGEFKEEKKRFPAGTYHIDLAQPLANLIFYLLEPQSDDGLLSWNFFDDFMGKSGKLEQAVAYPIFKYW, via the coding sequence GTGAAATACACCCTCTTAGCCTGTTTATTGCTTCCCTTGAGTCTAGGTGCTCAAATCTCAGAAAAACTCATTACTAAAGCAGAAAAGACCTCCTACAAAGAAACTTCTTCCTCCCAGGAGGTTGTGGACTTTGTGGAAGCTGTGAAAGCAGAAAGTGAGCTTGTCCATGTCGAGTCCATGTTTAGCAGTAAAGGAGGAAAGACTTCGCCTGTGGTTGTCATGGCAAATCCAAAAATTAATAGCCCCCAAGCCGCAAAGGAAAGTGGAAAAATACTTGTCTACATACAGGGAAATATTCACGGAGGAGAGGTGGAAGGTAAAGAGGCCTTGCAAATCCTGATGCGAGAGATCCTTTTTGGAGAAAAACAGCATTTGCTTGATAATCAAATTCTCATATTTGCCCCTAATTACAATGTGGATGGGAACGATAAACTGGGCGAAAATCGACCTTCTCAAGATGGAAGTCCCATATTGACAGGTGAGCGAAGAAGTGGGGAAGATTTTGACTTGAATAGAGATGGAATGAAAATGGAAGCCATAGAAAGCCAGGGACTTTTTGCTAATGTAATCTTAAGATGGGATCCAGATGTTTTTGTGGATCTTCACACCACCAATGGTACCTGGCATGGCAATCAATTGACCTATGCACATTCTTATTTGTCTGCAGGGGATCCAGCTACCTCTACCTATACTGAAAATACCATGCTTCCAGCCATCAAAGAGAAGGTGCTCGAGGAATACGGCTTACATTTCGACATTTATGGTGGATACAGCTTGCGGCAAGCTTGGCCTCCCAAAAATCTCTATACCTACAACCACCATCCAAGATATTTGGTCAATCAGTTTGGGCTGAGAAATCGAATTGCGATTTTAAGTGAAACCTTTGCGCATTTAAAATTTTACGACAGAATCCATGCTGCACATACCTTTGCTACAGAGATTCTGGAATATACGCATACACATTCAGCTGAAATCCAGGCCATCAATAAAAAAAGTGAAGAGGCCAGTATACATCTCGTGAAAGAGCAAGGCGGGAAGGTGCAAAAAGGGGTGAGGTTTCAAATGGTTCCTACAGGAAAGCCCTTTACGCTAAGAACCTATGACCACTATTCCTATACAGATGAGGAAGGCAAAACGAAATATGTACGTAAACCCAATATCATAAACGTACCCAATGTCAATAATTACAGTGCATTCAAAGCAACTACTGAAGCGACTTTGCCCAAAGGATATTTGATTCCGGCTGAGTTCGTTGCTGTTGTTGAAAAACTGCGTGCACATGGGGTTAAAATAGAGCAACTGGAAAAGGCGCAAAGATTCAATGGGGAAGTGTTTATGATTGAAGAATATCAGCTATCCAAGCGACGCTTTGAGCATCATTATATGGCAACAGCCGTGGGGGAGTTTAAAGAAGAAAAGAAGCGTTTTCCCGCGGGTACCTACCATATAGACCTGGCTCAACCCCTTGCAAATCTCATTTTCTATTTATTGGAACCTCAGTCTGATGATGGACTTCTTAGCTGGAACTTTTTCGACGATTTTATGGGAAAGAGCGGAAAGCTGGAGCAAGCAGTTGCCTATCCCATATTTAAGTATTGGTAA
- a CDS encoding alginate lyase family protein, with protein sequence MFSSKFKLLSALCLVGISLFIGCQLEEKGSKPQTSESLYNRVHGILKDSVLLLAEENVLRSPQTVTAFISPRSAGGKHDYFSEGDYWWPDPENPEGPYMRKDGKSNPDNFNYHRMALISFGEIVGNLTSAYLITEDKRYLDAALKHCRAWFIDDSTKMNPNFLYAQAIQGRYTGRGIGIIDAIHFMEIAQSLSILEKQGQIDAETLDGAKTWFNDFLNWLTQHPYGLKEKIHPNNHGSWYNAQVAMFAKFVANDSIRADCKSNFLQNLLPNQMDEDGSFPLEQERTKPYSYSLFNLDAMLMNAFLLAEPQEAIWGHEANISPNIYQGLKYMRPYVEDKKTWPLGPDLMYWEEWPVAHISFLLGAAIFEKEEYFQLWARNKHFLENEVDEVRRTIPIKNPLLWISKE encoded by the coding sequence ATGTTTAGCAGCAAATTTAAATTACTGTCCGCATTATGCTTAGTCGGAATCTCGCTTTTTATTGGATGTCAGCTGGAAGAGAAAGGGAGCAAACCCCAGACTTCTGAATCACTTTATAATCGGGTACACGGTATTCTCAAGGATTCGGTCCTGCTGCTAGCTGAGGAAAATGTACTACGTAGTCCGCAGACCGTAACAGCATTTATTAGTCCGCGAAGTGCTGGGGGAAAACACGATTATTTTTCAGAAGGAGATTATTGGTGGCCCGATCCGGAAAATCCCGAAGGTCCCTACATGCGAAAAGACGGGAAAAGCAATCCCGACAATTTCAACTACCATCGCATGGCTTTGATCAGCTTTGGGGAAATTGTAGGTAATTTAACGTCTGCTTATTTGATCACAGAGGATAAGCGATATCTGGATGCCGCTCTCAAACATTGTCGAGCCTGGTTCATAGATGATTCTACCAAAATGAATCCTAACTTTTTGTATGCGCAGGCAATCCAGGGCAGGTATACGGGAAGGGGGATTGGAATTATTGATGCCATTCATTTTATGGAAATCGCTCAATCCCTATCTATCCTGGAAAAGCAGGGGCAGATTGATGCTGAAACTTTGGACGGAGCGAAGACATGGTTCAATGATTTTCTGAATTGGTTAACCCAACACCCTTACGGCCTTAAAGAAAAGATCCACCCTAATAATCATGGCAGCTGGTATAATGCACAGGTAGCTATGTTTGCCAAATTTGTAGCTAATGATAGTATACGGGCGGATTGTAAATCCAACTTTCTACAAAATCTCCTCCCCAATCAAATGGATGAAGATGGCAGCTTTCCCTTAGAACAGGAACGGACAAAACCCTATAGTTATTCCTTGTTTAATTTGGATGCGATGCTCATGAATGCTTTTCTGCTAGCCGAACCGCAAGAGGCAATTTGGGGGCATGAGGCTAATATTAGCCCCAACATTTATCAGGGCTTGAAATACATGCGTCCGTATGTGGAGGATAAGAAGACTTGGCCGCTGGGGCCTGATTTAATGTACTGGGAAGAATGGCCGGTCGCCCATATTTCTTTTTTGCTGGGGGCAGCAATTTTTGAAAAGGAAGAGTACTTCCAACTTTGGGCCAGGAATAAGCATTTTTTGGAAAATGAGGTAGATGAAGTAAGGCGGACCATTCCTATCAAAAATCCTCTTTTATGGATCTCTAAAGAATAG
- a CDS encoding SusD/RagB family nutrient-binding outer membrane lipoprotein: MKRYLFLLLTTLLLASSCEYTELDLYDNPNAAQPNDAEVKFLYNNIQLTFKDIFEESWKLAPLSRMGHTSYFRYEEAFPAQIGDQIWKLAYSGLFPDVDAIEALTVSKETYFELGSSQVMKAYAMFALVDIFGDVPFKDAGLGTDIISPSSEKGEIIYQKAIDLLEEAITVLEKEGTIAISVDNFYQGDQMKWITLAKTLKLRAYLNTFRVDEGAKQKIQEILDEGDIIDEEAEDFNFRYGNNSQNPNTQHPFYSSTYGRDDLPYMSNYFMWLVAAEKGIQDPRTRFYFYRQKSNSLNADPNIYSCVYNSGPPDANSYPGHYREIDSNLPYCVASQYGYYGRDHMNGSAIPPDENIRSGYGMYPGGGAFDKSLYESLAFNSDPGLFGAGIAPIYNSSFTYFQLAEFAVEKQDIQSAWNQLEMAIEHSFQKLDPFIAQLDTSQYYYNPLIQIWATLREVFFPNYAETQLAYIEAVKTSFEAATNKEQRLDIISKEYLIALWGNALDAYNLYRRTGLPLNIQPAISPPAGEFPRTLLYPSVHVNRNENANQKALSTPVFWDTNDGNIFQR; the protein is encoded by the coding sequence ATGAAAAGATATTTATTCCTACTACTTACTACTCTCCTCCTGGCTTCGTCCTGCGAGTATACTGAATTGGACCTTTATGACAACCCCAATGCAGCTCAACCCAATGATGCAGAAGTCAAATTTCTCTACAACAACATCCAGCTAACCTTTAAAGATATTTTTGAAGAAAGCTGGAAGTTAGCTCCCCTATCCAGGATGGGACATACTTCTTATTTCAGGTATGAGGAAGCTTTTCCTGCTCAAATTGGAGATCAAATCTGGAAGCTCGCCTACAGCGGTCTATTTCCGGATGTAGATGCCATCGAAGCTTTGACGGTTTCGAAAGAAACCTATTTTGAATTGGGTTCTTCGCAAGTGATGAAAGCCTATGCGATGTTTGCCCTGGTGGATATCTTTGGAGATGTTCCCTTTAAAGATGCGGGATTGGGAACGGATATTATTTCCCCTTCATCAGAAAAGGGAGAAATCATTTACCAGAAAGCGATTGATTTATTAGAGGAGGCGATTACTGTTCTAGAGAAAGAGGGTACAATCGCAATAAGTGTAGACAATTTTTACCAGGGAGACCAAATGAAGTGGATCACCCTCGCAAAGACCTTGAAATTACGCGCTTACCTAAATACGTTTAGGGTTGATGAAGGTGCGAAGCAGAAAATTCAGGAAATCCTGGATGAAGGAGATATCATAGATGAAGAAGCTGAGGACTTCAATTTCCGATACGGAAATAACTCACAAAATCCGAACACCCAACATCCCTTTTACTCCAGTACTTATGGACGGGATGATTTGCCTTATATGAGCAACTATTTTATGTGGTTAGTAGCGGCTGAAAAAGGTATCCAGGATCCCCGTACTCGTTTTTACTTTTACCGCCAAAAATCCAATAGCCTTAATGCTGATCCCAACATTTATAGCTGTGTTTATAATAGCGGCCCTCCGGATGCCAATTCCTATCCCGGACATTATAGAGAAATTGATTCAAATCTTCCTTATTGTGTTGCGAGTCAATACGGATACTATGGGCGAGATCATATGAATGGTTCTGCTATACCTCCTGATGAAAATATTAGAAGTGGGTATGGTATGTATCCGGGAGGAGGAGCTTTCGACAAAAGCTTATATGAGTCTCTGGCTTTTAACTCCGATCCGGGACTCTTTGGGGCTGGGATAGCACCTATTTACAATTCCTCTTTTACCTATTTTCAGTTAGCTGAATTCGCTGTAGAAAAGCAGGACATCCAATCAGCCTGGAATCAGCTTGAAATGGCTATTGAACATTCATTTCAGAAACTGGACCCTTTCATTGCCCAATTGGACACCTCGCAATATTATTACAACCCTTTGATCCAAATATGGGCGACCCTGAGAGAGGTTTTTTTTCCAAACTATGCAGAAACCCAATTAGCATATATTGAAGCCGTAAAAACAAGCTTTGAAGCTGCTACTAATAAAGAACAACGTCTTGATATTATTTCAAAAGAATACCTTATCGCTCTTTGGGGCAATGCCCTCGATGCCTACAATCTATATAGAAGAACGGGGCTCCCTTTAAATATTCAACCGGCTATTTCACCTCCAGCTGGAGAATTCCCCAGGACTCTTCTTTATCCCTCCGTACATGTAAATCGGAATGAAAATGCGAATCAAAAAGCACTTTCAACTCCTGTTTTTTGGGATACAAATGATGGAAATATTTTTCAGCGCTAG
- a CDS encoding SusD/RagB family nutrient-binding outer membrane lipoprotein, protein MKFFNRILAVILAAGLTVTSCEFTELDLQQNPNAPGPEQAELEFLYNNIQLSFNGFQRGTVGFSGYYRGGNNMGNFTYNNSAPATRGNGLWSSFYAGLLPDIDALIPIAEAAGSDIELGSAKIMKAYAMFTLVDLFGNVPLSEAGQGTDIISPKADDAASVYQAAIALLDEGIANLEGTNAGAPATDIFYDGDPTKWITLANTLKLRAYANTRMVDANAASQISAIVSAGDIIDVASEDFTFKYGNQRNNPNSRHPWYNNAYEQSDAAYIPNYFMWLLAEEKGIRDPRTRFYFYRQRSNSLTADPNAYSCIYNEGAPDVAFYPAHYAAVDPNLPYCVATDDGYYGRDHGNGSGIPPDGPVRSVYGIYPAGGNFDDSQFEFTQNNGTDGLLGQGINPVWLSSWTHFVLAEAALMAGTGGDAKALLEEGIRQSIAKVRSYEAQLDRNKQIGSLPDGTPILLGEALLDPLDQATEDYVDLVLLNYDTAPDDNARLDIIVKEYMIALWGNGMEGYNLYRRTAMPTNIQPTIDPSSGNFIQTLLYPSDHVNRNANVTQKTTDELPFWSTQDPSKFNR, encoded by the coding sequence ATGAAATTTTTCAATAGAATACTTGCTGTTATCCTGGCAGCTGGACTCACAGTTACTTCCTGTGAATTCACTGAGCTGGATCTTCAGCAAAACCCTAACGCTCCTGGACCAGAGCAAGCAGAACTGGAGTTCTTGTATAACAACATCCAGCTTTCTTTCAATGGTTTCCAGAGAGGTACAGTCGGATTTTCCGGCTACTACCGCGGAGGTAACAACATGGGTAACTTTACCTATAACAACTCCGCACCCGCGACTCGTGGAAATGGACTATGGTCTAGCTTCTATGCAGGACTTCTTCCAGACATCGATGCATTGATTCCAATTGCTGAAGCTGCAGGTTCTGACATTGAGCTTGGTTCTGCCAAGATCATGAAGGCTTATGCAATGTTCACCCTTGTTGACCTTTTTGGTAATGTTCCTCTTTCAGAGGCTGGACAAGGTACTGACATCATTTCTCCTAAAGCTGATGATGCTGCTAGTGTTTATCAAGCTGCTATCGCTCTTTTGGACGAAGGTATTGCTAACCTGGAAGGTACCAATGCTGGTGCTCCTGCTACTGATATTTTCTATGATGGAGATCCTACCAAGTGGATCACATTGGCGAACACTTTGAAACTGAGAGCTTATGCTAACACTCGTATGGTTGATGCCAACGCTGCTAGCCAAATAAGCGCTATCGTTTCTGCTGGTGATATCATTGACGTTGCTTCCGAGGACTTTACTTTCAAGTATGGTAACCAAAGAAACAACCCTAACTCTCGCCACCCTTGGTACAACAACGCATACGAGCAAAGTGATGCTGCTTACATCCCTAACTACTTCATGTGGTTATTGGCTGAAGAAAAAGGTATCCGCGACCCTCGTACTCGCTTCTATTTCTACCGTCAGAGATCTAACTCTTTGACTGCTGATCCAAACGCATATTCTTGTATCTACAATGAAGGTGCTCCAGATGTGGCTTTCTATCCTGCACACTATGCTGCAGTAGATCCAAATCTACCTTACTGTGTAGCTACAGATGATGGATATTATGGACGTGATCATGGTAACGGTTCTGGTATTCCTCCAGACGGTCCTGTACGTTCTGTATACGGTATCTATCCTGCAGGTGGTAACTTTGACGACTCTCAGTTTGAGTTTACTCAAAACAATGGTACCGATGGTCTTCTTGGACAAGGTATCAACCCAGTATGGTTGTCTTCTTGGACTCACTTTGTATTGGCAGAAGCTGCTCTGATGGCTGGAACTGGTGGAGATGCTAAAGCTCTTCTAGAAGAAGGTATCCGTCAGTCTATTGCTAAGGTTCGTTCTTACGAAGCTCAGCTAGACCGCAACAAGCAAATCGGTTCTCTTCCTGATGGAACTCCGATCCTGCTTGGAGAAGCTCTTCTTGATCCACTGGATCAGGCTACTGAAGATTACGTTGATTTGGTTCTGTTGAACTATGATACTGCTCCTGATGACAACGCTCGCTTGGACATCATTGTAAAAGAGTACATGATTGCCCTATGGGGTAATGGAATGGAAGGATACAACCTGTATAGAAGAACTGCAATGCCAACAAACATTCAGCCTACTATCGATCCTTCTTCTGGAAACTTCATCCAGACGCTATTGTACCCATCTGACCACGTTAACAGAAATGCTAACGTAACTCAGAAAACTACTGATGAGCTGCCATTCTGGTCAACTCAGGATCCTAGTAAGTTTAACCGTTAA
- a CDS encoding SusC/RagA family TonB-linked outer membrane protein — protein sequence MKKLFLLLAVGLMSLSMVMAQQTVRGTVTGPEGEPLEGASVLVKGTTTGMFTNSEGAFSLSVPEGGSVLVITYVGFRKQEVPISGGSMSITLAKSDLTLDEVVVTGLGIKKEKKALGYGVSTISSSAIENRSEADIARILRGKATGVDITQTSGLAGSGTNVIIRGYSSITGDNQPLFVVDGVPFNTATNNDRGFNGGGATASSRFLDLDPNNIAEVSILKGLSATVLYGEAGRNGVVLITTKNGNVGNNINKKMEVRVSQQVGITEISNLPNYQNSFGNGFSGNFGWFFSNWGPNFNVRGSNGIDENGTIAHPYDQPQFNDDFPEFIGQRYPYRAYDGVENFFEKGLLTNTSVSIESNINATTSVSANYSYLNDGGFLPDKSNTYERSNLGLGARTQLANGITIQSTFNFVDSDRDAPPTGAAFGSGPGGGSGNPNLFGYVFFTPRSIDLMNLPFESPKDGSMVYYRRGAAIENPRWTSKHTNENEAIRRFFGNFNVGYEFTDWLSFNYRIGIDQYNQRNTRTINKGGSTSPDGAMRTTERQNSITDQVATLTYDFKLTEDFALDGIVGLNLRRNEFQFSSLSSTQQFIFDLFDHGNFQEHVGDSFLSDENTIGAYGTATLSYRSFLYVNFQGRNDWTSTLEQENRSIFYPSASVSFIPTEAIAGLQNNQTVNYLKLRFGYGTSAGYPAPYQTRSVLSSGTNTFVTDDGSVLNVNSVSNVLGNRNLEPETITELEVGIEGRFFQNRIGIDVSLYDKESNDLIIGLDLDPATGFTNTTVNAASVENRGIEAGINLVPFQGAFTWSIDANITVNRNKVLKIADGVDQIAIAGFSNLGNFAIPGEFYGIMQGIPFQRNDDGVLLVGADGNYVPGQDIAPIGNPNPNYQANLITNFSFKGFSLRGQLAYVDGGDIYSVSTATMLARGNTVDTDVDRFLPIIQPGVLASDESTPNNIQGYIGDFFFRSYFFADEGTVFDGTTLRLREVSLSYDVPKAWLDKTPLGSISLILAGENLWYKAYNFPEGVNYDPEVLSLGVGNGRGFDFTTGPTSKRYSATLNLTF from the coding sequence ATGAAAAAACTCTTTTTACTATTAGCAGTAGGTTTGATGTCGCTATCTATGGTGATGGCACAGCAAACCGTGCGAGGGACAGTAACCGGTCCAGAGGGAGAGCCTTTGGAAGGTGCTAGCGTTCTCGTAAAAGGAACTACGACAGGTATGTTCACCAATAGTGAAGGTGCTTTCTCTCTTTCAGTTCCTGAAGGAGGTAGCGTTCTGGTAATCACTTATGTTGGTTTCAGAAAGCAAGAAGTGCCCATCTCTGGTGGCAGCATGTCTATTACCCTTGCTAAGTCTGACCTCACCCTTGATGAGGTGGTTGTGACTGGTCTGGGTATCAAGAAGGAGAAAAAGGCCCTGGGCTACGGGGTATCAACTATCTCTTCTTCTGCGATTGAAAACCGCTCAGAAGCGGACATCGCAAGGATTCTTCGTGGTAAAGCTACTGGTGTGGATATCACACAGACTTCAGGTCTTGCAGGTAGTGGTACCAACGTAATTATCCGTGGATACTCTTCTATCACAGGTGACAACCAGCCTTTGTTTGTAGTTGACGGTGTACCTTTTAACACCGCTACTAACAATGACAGAGGATTCAACGGTGGTGGTGCTACTGCTTCCAGCCGTTTCTTGGATCTTGATCCTAACAACATTGCTGAGGTATCTATCCTTAAAGGTCTGTCTGCGACAGTACTTTATGGTGAGGCCGGACGTAATGGTGTTGTATTGATCACAACCAAAAACGGTAATGTTGGTAACAACATCAACAAGAAGATGGAAGTAAGAGTAAGCCAGCAAGTTGGTATTACTGAGATTTCCAACCTTCCTAATTACCAGAACTCTTTCGGTAATGGTTTCTCCGGAAACTTTGGATGGTTCTTCTCTAACTGGGGTCCTAACTTTAACGTAAGAGGAAGTAACGGTATCGACGAAAACGGTACTATCGCTCACCCTTATGACCAGCCTCAGTTCAATGATGACTTCCCAGAATTCATCGGTCAGCGCTATCCATACAGAGCTTATGATGGTGTTGAGAACTTCTTTGAAAAAGGTTTGCTAACAAACACTTCTGTAAGCATCGAGTCTAACATCAATGCTACAACTTCTGTTAGTGCAAACTACTCTTACCTGAATGATGGTGGTTTCTTGCCAGATAAGTCTAACACTTACGAAAGAAGCAACTTAGGTTTGGGTGCACGTACTCAGCTTGCAAATGGTATCACAATCCAGTCTACTTTCAACTTTGTTGATTCTGACCGCGACGCTCCTCCTACAGGTGCTGCTTTCGGTTCTGGACCTGGTGGTGGTTCTGGTAACCCTAACCTTTTCGGTTATGTATTCTTTACTCCACGTAGTATTGACTTGATGAACCTTCCTTTTGAATCTCCAAAAGACGGTTCTATGGTATACTATCGTCGTGGTGCTGCGATTGAGAACCCACGTTGGACCTCTAAGCACACTAACGAGAATGAAGCTATCCGTCGTTTCTTCGGTAACTTCAACGTAGGATATGAGTTCACTGATTGGTTGTCTTTCAACTACCGTATCGGTATTGACCAGTACAACCAGCGTAACACCCGTACTATCAACAAAGGTGGATCTACTTCTCCTGATGGTGCAATGAGAACTACTGAGCGTCAGAACAGTATTACTGACCAGGTTGCTACTCTTACTTATGACTTCAAATTGACTGAAGATTTCGCTCTTGACGGAATCGTTGGTTTGAACCTCAGAAGAAATGAGTTCCAATTCTCAAGTCTTTCTTCTACTCAGCAGTTTATCTTCGATCTGTTTGATCATGGTAACTTCCAGGAGCACGTAGGTGATTCTTTCCTATCTGATGAGAACACTATTGGTGCTTATGGTACAGCTACTCTTTCTTACAGAAGCTTCCTGTATGTAAACTTCCAGGGTCGTAATGACTGGACTTCTACACTGGAACAAGAAAACCGTTCTATCTTCTATCCTTCTGCTTCTGTTTCTTTCATTCCTACAGAGGCTATCGCTGGATTGCAGAACAACCAGACTGTTAACTACCTGAAACTTCGTTTCGGATACGGAACATCTGCTGGTTATCCTGCTCCTTATCAGACAAGAAGTGTACTTTCTTCTGGAACTAACACTTTCGTAACTGATGACGGATCTGTATTGAACGTAAACTCTGTTTCTAATGTATTGGGTAACAGAAACCTTGAGCCAGAAACAATTACTGAGCTTGAAGTTGGTATTGAAGGTCGTTTCTTCCAAAACCGTATCGGTATTGACGTATCTTTGTATGACAAAGAGTCTAATGACCTGATCATCGGATTGGATCTTGACCCAGCTACTGGATTTACAAACACTACTGTTAACGCGGCTTCTGTTGAAAACCGTGGTATTGAGGCAGGTATTAACCTTGTTCCTTTCCAGGGTGCTTTCACTTGGAGTATTGATGCAAACATCACTGTTAACAGAAACAAAGTATTGAAGATTGCTGACGGTGTTGACCAAATTGCTATCGCTGGTTTCTCTAACTTGGGTAACTTCGCTATTCCTGGAGAATTCTACGGAATCATGCAGGGTATTCCTTTCCAAAGAAATGACGATGGTGTATTGCTCGTAGGTGCTGATGGTAACTACGTACCTGGACAGGATATCGCTCCAATTGGTAATCCTAACCCGAACTATCAAGCAAACTTGATCACTAACTTCAGCTTCAAAGGATTCTCTTTAAGAGGTCAGTTGGCTTATGTTGATGGTGGTGATATCTACTCTGTATCTACAGCAACTATGCTTGCTCGTGGTAATACAGTTGATACTGATGTTGATCGTTTCTTGCCTATCATCCAGCCTGGTGTTTTGGCGTCTGACGAAAGTACTCCTAACAATATCCAGGGATATATTGGAGACTTCTTCTTCCGCTCTTACTTCTTCGCTGATGAAGGAACCGTTTTTGACGGAACTACCTTGCGTCTAAGAGAGGTTTCTCTTTCTTATGATGTACCTAAAGCTTGGTTAGACAAAACTCCTCTTGGTTCTATTTCTTTGATCCTTGCAGGTGAGAACCTTTGGTACAAAGCTTACAACTTCCCAGAAGGTGTAAACTATGACCCAGAAGTATTGAGTCTTGGTGTAGGTAATGGTAGAGGATTTGACTTCACCACTGGACCTACTTCAAAAAGGTATAGTGCTACTCTTAACCTGACTTTCTAA